One Thalassoglobus sp. JC818 genomic region harbors:
- a CDS encoding DUF488 family protein translates to MGTTIRVKRIYDEASPADGFRVLVDRLWPRGISKAAAQIDLWAKDWTPSNDLRKWFHQNLSQVDEFAKRYRTELLENIDEVESTINSLKCHDVVTLVTSTKDIAAGHAAVLKEFLVARWPTRDSKG, encoded by the coding sequence ATGGGAACCACGATTCGAGTCAAACGAATCTATGACGAAGCATCCCCCGCCGACGGTTTTCGAGTTCTCGTCGATCGTCTCTGGCCCCGAGGAATTTCGAAGGCAGCTGCTCAGATCGACCTTTGGGCGAAGGATTGGACACCTTCGAACGATCTTCGGAAATGGTTCCATCAAAACCTGTCGCAGGTTGACGAGTTCGCCAAACGCTATCGAACCGAACTCCTCGAGAACATCGACGAAGTTGAGTCGACAATCAACTCATTGAAGTGCCACGATGTCGTCACACTCGTGACCAGTACCAAAGACATCGCAGCTGGTCACGCAGCCGTTTTGAAAGAGTTCCTTGTCGCAAGGTGGCCAACCCGCGACAGTAAGGGCTGA
- the lhgO gene encoding L-2-hydroxyglutarate oxidase codes for MQRCDVAIIGGGIVGLATAFELMQRYPGKKIVILEKESQIAMHQSGHNSGVLHSGIYYKPGTYRARNCRAGKLAMQKFCDEEGIPYDLCGKVIVATNESELGRLQDIYERGLANGVNCEIIDRTRLLELEPNVAGVQAIHVPESGIVDYRLVCERLAKKLTEAGHRIWLNAEVTAIRQEPSQVIVDSTQGELKADILVTCGGLWADRLISLSHQRPEAPIVPFRGEYFYLKREAEHLCRGLIYPVPDPKFPFLGVHFTRMIHGGVECGPNAVFAFARDGYQKTDVRFRDLSQSLSHVGFLKLAARNWKAGLDEMWRSWNKSAFVTALQKLIPDIKKEHLIAAPAGVRAQALGRDGMLIDDFLFQESDRIVHVGNAPSPAATSSLNIGKLIVDKLSSKSAFSN; via the coding sequence GTGCAAAGGTGCGATGTTGCGATCATCGGAGGCGGGATTGTCGGGTTGGCGACTGCCTTTGAATTGATGCAGCGATATCCCGGAAAAAAGATTGTGATTCTGGAGAAAGAATCACAGATCGCGATGCATCAGTCTGGGCACAATTCCGGCGTATTGCATTCCGGCATCTACTACAAACCGGGAACTTATCGAGCCAGGAACTGCCGCGCCGGCAAGCTTGCCATGCAGAAGTTCTGTGACGAAGAAGGGATTCCCTACGACCTCTGCGGAAAGGTCATCGTCGCCACGAATGAGAGCGAACTCGGGCGTCTTCAGGACATCTACGAACGCGGGCTCGCCAACGGCGTGAACTGCGAGATCATTGATCGCACACGTTTGCTTGAACTCGAACCCAATGTCGCTGGAGTGCAGGCGATTCATGTTCCTGAGTCCGGAATTGTCGACTACCGACTCGTCTGCGAACGGCTCGCCAAGAAGCTGACAGAGGCGGGGCATCGCATCTGGTTGAATGCCGAAGTCACTGCGATTCGACAGGAGCCATCTCAAGTCATCGTCGACTCCACGCAAGGGGAATTGAAAGCAGATATTCTCGTGACATGCGGCGGGCTGTGGGCAGACCGATTGATCTCACTTTCGCATCAGCGACCGGAAGCTCCCATCGTTCCGTTTCGCGGCGAATACTTCTATCTCAAGCGAGAAGCCGAGCATCTCTGCCGAGGACTCATCTATCCGGTTCCCGATCCTAAATTCCCGTTTCTCGGCGTCCACTTCACCAGGATGATCCACGGGGGGGTCGAGTGTGGACCGAATGCGGTTTTCGCATTCGCCAGGGACGGCTATCAAAAGACCGATGTCCGGTTCCGAGACCTCTCGCAGTCACTCTCACATGTCGGATTTCTCAAACTTGCAGCCCGAAACTGGAAAGCAGGGTTGGACGAAATGTGGCGATCGTGGAACAAATCTGCATTCGTCACCGCGCTTCAAAAACTGATTCCCGACATCAAAAAAGAACACCTGATCGCAGCTCCCGCCGGAGTCCGAGCTCAGGCCCTCGGTCGCGACGGAATGCTGATCGATGACTTCCTGTTTCAGGAGTCAGATCGCATCGTGCATGTTGGAAATGCTCCTTCTCCGGCAGCGACCTCCTCTTTGAATATCGGTAAACTGATCGTCGACAAACTCAGCTCAAAAAGTGCCTTCTCAAACTGA
- a CDS encoding NADH-quinone oxidoreductase subunit D (Catalyzes the transfer of electrons from NADH to quinone): MATQLEDQRIIEFDVRTDEMLVNMGPQHPSTHGVLRLLLRTDGEVVYEVTPHIGYLHRCAEKIGENLTGPQWIPYTDRMDYLAGMNMNLGMSLTFEKLLGIELPEKAQTLRVIIAELGRIASHLVGMGAYGLDLGSFSPFLYAFREREIILDLFEEACGARLTYSYLTIGGATHDLPKNIQIPSGLAALTGKDPNLTLKWSDAVLLFLEWLEKRIAEYHTLLTRNSIFIKRTAGLGILSPEMAVDYGCTGPVLRGSGIKRDLRRDGDPIYTQMYDGYDFDVISAPFDGVSGIPKEVVLGDNWCRFFVRMLEVVEAIKLVRQGLEKYPSSEGDFRVPYKMTTKLPVDECYLETECPRGWMGFYIVGDGQAEPMRARAKSSCYCNLSITGPLCEGVLLADIPSIVGSLDIVMGEIDR; encoded by the coding sequence ATGGCAACTCAGCTTGAAGATCAGCGAATCATCGAATTTGATGTTCGAACCGACGAAATGCTCGTCAACATGGGGCCGCAGCACCCAAGTACTCACGGCGTGTTGCGACTCCTGCTTCGCACCGATGGTGAAGTCGTCTACGAAGTGACACCGCACATCGGATACTTGCATCGCTGTGCCGAAAAGATTGGTGAAAACCTCACCGGACCGCAGTGGATTCCATACACCGACCGTATGGATTACCTCGCCGGGATGAACATGAATCTCGGCATGTCGCTGACATTCGAAAAGCTTCTGGGGATTGAACTCCCGGAAAAAGCCCAAACGCTCCGAGTGATCATCGCTGAACTCGGTCGCATCGCCAGCCACCTTGTTGGGATGGGCGCTTATGGTCTCGACCTCGGAAGCTTCAGCCCGTTCCTTTACGCTTTCCGCGAACGTGAAATCATTCTCGACCTGTTCGAAGAAGCTTGCGGTGCTCGACTGACCTACAGCTATCTCACCATTGGTGGAGCGACTCACGACCTCCCGAAAAACATTCAAATTCCGTCAGGCCTGGCTGCTTTGACAGGAAAAGATCCTAACCTCACGCTGAAATGGTCTGACGCCGTTCTGCTCTTCCTGGAATGGCTCGAAAAGCGTATCGCTGAATACCACACCCTGCTGACACGCAATTCGATCTTCATCAAACGGACCGCCGGACTCGGAATTTTGAGCCCCGAAATGGCTGTCGATTACGGCTGCACCGGTCCTGTGCTGCGAGGAAGCGGCATTAAACGCGACCTTCGCCGCGACGGAGATCCGATTTACACTCAGATGTACGACGGATATGACTTTGACGTCATCAGCGCTCCGTTCGATGGGGTTTCCGGAATTCCGAAGGAAGTTGTCCTCGGGGACAACTGGTGTCGCTTCTTCGTGCGAATGCTCGAAGTGGTCGAAGCGATCAAGCTCGTCCGTCAAGGGTTGGAGAAATACCCAAGCAGTGAAGGGGACTTCCGAGTTCCTTACAAAATGACGACCAAACTTCCGGTCGACGAATGCTATCTCGAGACCGAATGCCCACGCGGCTGGATGGGCTTCTACATCGTTGGTGATGGACAAGCCGAACCGATGCGAGCACGTGCGAAGAGTTCTTGCTACTGCAACCTTTCGATCACCGGACCGCTGTGTGAAGGTGTCCTCCTGGCTGATATCCCTTCAATTGTCGGATCCCTCGATATCGTGATGGGTGAAATCGACCGCTAG